One part of the Oceanihabitans sp. IOP_32 genome encodes these proteins:
- a CDS encoding ABC transporter ATP-binding protein — protein sequence MVIIENLHKKFGKNQVLSGLDLTINKGGIFAVLGPNGSGKTTLIKSILGMVIPNKGHISVLGDDIKKNSDYRYKIDYLPQIANFPSNLKVKELIKMIKDLRKNTDEDERLIKLFRLEPFLDKKLGNLSGGTKQKVNLVLTFMFDSPLIILDEPTTGLDPISLIRLKDLIQAEKAKGKTILITSHIMSFVEEVADEIVFLLEGKIYFKGTILELKNKTNQPDFEHAIASILTENHA from the coding sequence ATGGTAATTATTGAAAATTTACACAAAAAATTTGGCAAAAATCAAGTGCTAAGTGGATTAGATTTAACTATAAATAAAGGCGGCATTTTTGCCGTTCTCGGTCCAAATGGTTCGGGAAAAACCACGCTAATAAAATCTATTTTAGGTATGGTGATTCCAAATAAAGGTCATATTTCTGTACTTGGTGACGACATAAAGAAAAATTCAGATTATAGATATAAAATTGATTACTTACCACAAATCGCTAACTTTCCTAGTAATTTAAAGGTGAAAGAATTAATCAAAATGATTAAGGATTTACGTAAAAACACCGATGAAGACGAGCGTTTAATAAAGCTTTTTAGATTGGAACCTTTTCTAGATAAAAAACTAGGCAACCTCTCTGGAGGCACAAAACAAAAGGTAAACTTGGTATTAACCTTTATGTTCGATAGTCCATTAATTATTTTAGATGAACCAACAACGGGTTTGGATCCCATTTCGCTCATCCGATTAAAAGATTTAATTCAAGCCGAAAAAGCCAAGGGGAAAACCATCTTGATTACATCGCACATTATGAGTTTTGTTGAAGAAGTTGCAGACGAAATCGTGTTTTTATTAGAAGGTAAAATTTACTTTAAAGGCACGATTTTAGAACTGAAAAACAAGACCAATCAACCCGATTTCGAACATGCCATAGCATCAATACTTACAGAAAATCATGCTTAA